The nucleotide window TCCCGCGTCATCGGCTCGACCAATCCGATCTGGGTGGATGCGGATCTGGATGGCCACTTTTCCAGTGCCTATGCCATCGCGCAGAAGCTGCTGCAAAGCGGCCAGGATGACCCAGCAAAACTCACAGGCTATGATGCCGCCGTGAAGACACAGCTGGAGTCGCTACGCTCAGCGAAATGACACTCAAAGTGGTGCTGGCGGCTCGTCCGAGAAGGGAGCGGGCAGGCTGTCGATGACCTGGATGAGTGGCACGGCTTTTTCGGTGGTGCGATCGAGGCGGAAGATGAGCTGGGGGCTCTGGCGGAGTTTGACACGCTTGTAGAGCTCACGCTGGATGGCTCCACGCTCGCGATTGAGCTTAGCGATGGCAGGCTCCTGCTTGTCTGGCTTGCCCAGGACGCCGACGAAGACGCTGCAATGGCGTAGGTCTTCGGTGGGGAGGACATCGTGGACCGTGACGAGGCAGTCGTCGAAGCGGTAATGACGCTCGAGGACGGCGCAGAGCTCCCTGAGCATCAGCTCGCGGACTTTTTGCATGCGGAGTTTCATGGGAGTTCTCGGTTCGCTGTTGTCGGTTCACTGGTTGAGGTTCCCCGAACGCGGGAGATGACCGCGAACGGGGAACCGAGAACCTGCATTTAACTTCAGAGTGTCTGGGCGATTTTTTCGAGTTCGTAGCACTCGATGACGTCGTTTTCTTCGTAGTCGGAGAAGCCGTTGAGCTTGATACCGCATTC belongs to Verrucomicrobiaceae bacterium and includes:
- the rbfA gene encoding 30S ribosome-binding factor RbfA, whose product is MKLRMQKVRELMLRELCAVLERHYRFDDCLVTVHDVLPTEDLRHCSVFVGVLGKPDKQEPAIAKLNRERGAIQRELYKRVKLRQSPQLIFRLDRTTEKAVPLIQVIDSLPAPFSDEPPAPL